The following are encoded in a window of Phragmites australis chromosome 22, lpPhrAust1.1, whole genome shotgun sequence genomic DNA:
- the LOC133904826 gene encoding NAC domain-containing protein 83-like: MEAKQPVPPRLPPGFRFRPTDEELVVHYLRRRALASPLPAAVDIPDVRILAHDPSDLLPPGWSEQERYFFTCKEAKYVKGRRANRATGAGYWKATGKEKPVAVAVPAPRGSQAVLVGMKRSLVFYRGKPPSGIKTDWVMHEYRLAGAGLAPCRRAQGDHADATAAASAVSRPAEGWVLCRVFRKKGSASAAAAASSADRSDADAEAEERVAEDAQGARFIDFFARADHARRRRAASPVVSSSCLTDASHEQHCREQETTSRGA; this comes from the exons ATGGAGGCGAAGCAACCCGTGCCGCCGCGGCTGCCTCCGGGGTTCCGTTTCCGCCCCACCGACGAGGAGCTGGTCGTGCActacctccgccgccgcgcgctcGCCTCCCCGCTCCCCGCTGCCGTCGACATCCCAGACGTCCGTATCCTCGCGCACGACCCCTCCGACCTCCTCCCTCCAG GGTGGAGCGAGCAGGAGCGGTACTTCTTCACGTGCAAGGAGGCAAAGTACGTGAAGGGCCGCCGCGCGAACCGGGCCACTGGCGCCGGGTACTGGAAGGCCACAGGCAAGGAGAAGCCCGTCGCCGTGGCTGTACCGGCGCCGAGGGGCAGCCAGGCCGTGCTCGTGGGCATGAAGCGCTCGCTGGTGTTCTACCGGGGGAAGCCCCCGAGCGGCATCAAGACGGACTGGGTGATGCACGAGTACCGCCTCGCCGGGGCCGGCCTCGCCCCGTGCCGCCGCGCGCAGGGCGACCACGCCgatgccaccgccgccgcctcggcggTGTCGCGCCCAGCGGAGGGTTGGGTGCTCTGCCGCGTGTTCAGGAAGAAGGGATCCGcatctgccgccgccgccgcgagctCGGCCGACCGgagcgacgccgacgccgaAGCTGAGGAGCGCGTCGCGGAGGACGCCCAGGGCGCGAGGTTCATCGACTTCTTCGCTCGCGCGGACcatgcgcggcggcggcgcgcagcGTCGCCTGTGGTGTCGTCGAGCTGCCTGACCGATGCGTCACACGAGCAGCACTGCCGGGAGCAGGAGACCACCAGCAGAGGCGCTTGA